The proteins below are encoded in one region of Rhododendron vialii isolate Sample 1 chromosome 7a, ASM3025357v1:
- the LOC131333014 gene encoding uncharacterized protein LOC131333014: MQLIKESFNEEEATVILSLPISTTQRRDRKVWHYSPNGVFTVKSAYCLEKESLINELDNHGAQTSSANVMALIWKKLRGLPIHPKIKFFAWKCFNEALATNSALTAKKCGFFHLFVLDLRSLKTVDICLTGGIVFAIKTRNDLVFNGTSWPAEAINGKAQADFFEFLEANVKPSPTQVASSNPETLVWKRPEEGMIKINVDAAVSKATSTIGTGAIARNASGSILGIFIKSYEGLTSPRLAKAMAIRNGMNLGVALNVGRVLIESDAESIVRSCSMSKNPPSDIAVLVQDCLALKDSFQLCDFKFCQM; the protein is encoded by the exons ATGCAGCTGATCAAAGAAAGTTTCAATGAAGAAGAGGCAACTGTTATTCTTTCCTTGCCTATTAGTACCACGCAAAGAAGGGATCGCAAAGTATGGCACTACTCCCCAAATGGTGTATTCACTGTAAAATCTGCTTATTGCTTGGAAAAAGAGAGCTTGATCAATGAGCTGGATAATCACGGAGCTCAAACTAGTTCTGCTAATGTGATGGCACTGATTTGGAAGAAGTTACGGGGCTTGCCTATCCACCCAAAGATCAAATTTTTTGCTTGGAAGTGTTTCAATGAAGCTCTAGCAACCAACTCAGCCCTAACCGCTAAGAAG TGTGGATTCTTTCACCTTTTCGTCTTAGACCTGAGGAGCTTGAAAACTGTAGACATATGTCTGACTGGTGGCATTGTATTTGCGATC AAAACTCGAAACGATTTGGTGTTTAATGGTACAAGTTGGCCTGCGGAGGCAATTAATGGAAAGgcacaagctgatttttttgagtttctagaGGCTAATGTCAAGCCTTCCCCTACTCAAGTGGCTTCTTCTAATCCTGAGACTTTGGTTTGGAAGAGACCCGAGGAAGGCATGATAAAAATTAATGTTGATGCAGCGGTATCAAAGGCAACGAGCACTATTGGCACAGGAGCAATTGCTCGGAATGCGAGCGGCTCCATTTTGGGAATCTTTATTAAGTCATATGAAGGTCTCACCTCTCCACGGCTTGCGAAGGCTATGGCAATTAGAAATGGAATGAATTTGGGTGTTGCTCTGAATGTAGGACGTGTTCTTATTGAATCGGATGCGGAATCGATTGTCCGAAGCTGTTCCATGTCAAAAAATCCACCCTCTGATATTGCAGTTTTGGTACAAGATTGTTTAGCTTTGAAGGATTCATTTCAATTGTGTGATTTTAAGTTTTGTCAAATGTGA
- the LOC131334431 gene encoding dehydration-responsive element-binding protein 2D-like: MLKSMKKPAQATSRKGCMRGKGGPENSACTFKGVRQRTWGKWVAEIREPNRGARLWLGTFYTSHEAAVAYDAAARKLYGPDAKLNLPELCGNHPQFSIPSANFPVSHVKKESGGDSPENPRNDPLLGFSDESGMERVGENDVGIMEGLWGNLNANLPEFDDSSLWAEAMATMDFQAVDPGIFAGNCEDGKGLEAMQDPWCY, encoded by the coding sequence ATGTTGAAATCTATGAAGAAACCAGCGCAGGCAACGTCGAGGAAAGGGTGCATGAGGGGGAAGGGGGGGCCGGAGAACTCTGCGTGCACTTTCAAGGGCGTCCGGCAGCGGACGTGGGGGAAGTGGGTGGCCGAGATCCGCGAGCCGAACCGGGGAGCCCGCCTCTGGCTCGGCACCTTCTACACGTCCCACGAGGCCGCCGTGGCCTACGACGCGGCCGCGCGCAAGCTGTACGGCCCCGACGCGAAGCTCAACCTGCCGGAGCTGTGCGGGAACCATCCCCAGTTCTCGATCCCTTCCGCGAATTTCCCCGTCAGCCACGTGAAGAAAGAATCGGGCGGGGACTCGCCGGAGAACCCCAGAAACGACCCTTTACTGGGGTTTTCCGACGAATCCGGCATGGAGAGAGTCGGGGAGAATGACGTGGGAATAATGGAGGGGTTGTGGGGGAACCTGAATGCGAATCTGCCGGAGTTCGACGATTCCTCTCTCTGGGCGGAGGCTATGGCGACGATGGATTTTCAGGCGGTGGACCCCGGGATCTTCGCCGGTAATTGCGAAGACGGCAAGGGGTTGGAAGCCATGCAGGACCCTTGGTGCTACTGA
- the LOC131334429 gene encoding thioredoxin H1-like, whose amino-acid sequence MDSAGGEVISCHTVDAWNEVLQKANESKQLVVVDFTASWCGPCRFIAPILAEMARKMPDVMFVKIDVDELKSVAEDWAVEAMPTFVFLKEGTIVDRVVGAKKDELQMAVAKHAAAPVAVTATA is encoded by the exons ATGGATTCAGCAGGGGGAGAGGTAATCAGTTGCCACACCGTCGATGCGTGGAACGAAGTGCTCCAGAAGGCAAACGAATCCAAGCAATTG GTGGTGGTGGATTTCACAGCTTCATGGTGTGGACCATGCCGCTTCATAGCTCCAATTCTGGCTGAGATGGCCAGGAAGATGCCTGATGTCATGTTCGTCAAGATCGATGTTGATGAATTGAAG TCTGTTGCCGAGGATTGGGCGGTGGAGGCCATGCCGACTTTCGTGTTCCTGAAAGAAGGAACGATAGTGGACAGGGTTGTGGGTGCGAAGAAAGATGAACTGCAGATGGCTGTAGCCAAGCACGCTGCTGCTCCGGTTGCCGTTACTGCTACTGCTTAG
- the LOC131334430 gene encoding probable GTP-binding protein OBGC2, producing MLAVAFPQSTCTHLNFNLQNESLASVSYQLPNCLLPQRFDQHRGSSGRFQLYTLKCKFARVKEPPSPSLDTVKREPHKYFDQVTITVRSGDGGHGTVLSLPNQKTTSKPRGKLEKEKARRKSLFKRDFDGSLILPMGGHGGDVVIYADEGKDTLLEFHKNSRYNAKRGGNVSAMGVLTSQLQNGLAALTLRIPVPLGTVVRRKRGSFMADLARPGDEILVARGGQGGISLIEMPVHGRKRVTNLTTNVMRDESDKVLTFGQQGEEVNLELILRVVADVGLIGLPNAGKSTLLAAITLAKPDIADYPFTTLMPNLGRLDGDPSLGAGKYFSEATLADLPGLIEGAHLGKGLGRNFLRHLRRTRLLVHVVDAAAENPIGDYRTVREELRMYNPEYLERPYIVVLNKIDIPEATDRLPSLIQEISIIGTDETSSGDAVQAVSADGDHADGSGFSEEDKKVKEIEDYPRPFAVVGASVLKGIGTKEMLEEIRAALRKCRDSNE from the exons ATGCTCGCTGTGGCATTTCCACAGTCAACTTGCACGCATCTCAATTTCAACCTCCAAAACGAGTCCTTAGCGTCGGTCTCATATCAATTACCCAACTGTCTTCTTCCCCAAAG GTTTGATCAACATAGAGGCAGTTCCGGACGTTTCCAACTCTATACGCTCAAGTGCAAATTTGCCAGGGTCAAAGAACCTCCTTCCCCCAGCCTAGATACAGTGAAAAGGGAACCTCATAAGTATTTTGATCAAGTCACTATCACAGTTCGTTCTGGAGATGGAGGTCATGGCACCGTTCTTAGTTTGCCTAACCAAAAAACAACTTCAAAACCCCGAGGAAagcttgaaaaagaaaaagcaaggaGGAAAAGTTTGTTCAAAAGGGATTTTGATGGGTCTCTTATCCTACCTATGGGTGGGCATGGGGGGGATGTTGTAATTTATGCAGATGAGGGGAAAGACACATTGTTGGAGTTTCACAAGAACAGCCGCTATAATGCAAAGCGTGGGGGAAACGTTAGTGCAATGGGAGTTTTAACATCCCAATTACAAAATGGGCTTGCAGCTCTGACACTGCGTATTCCAGTGCCTCTAG GTACTGTTGTAAGACGTAAGCGTGGAAGCTTTATGGCTGACTTGGCACGCCCAGGTGACGAGATTCTTGTTGCAAGAGGCGGACAAGGAGGG ATTAGCTTGATAGAAATGCCAGTGCATGGAAGGAAACGAGTAACGAACTTAACCACAAATGTGATGAGAGATGAAAGTGACAAG GTTCTAACTTTTGGCCAGCAAGGGGAGGAGGTTAATTTGGAGTTAATCCTAAGAGTTGTTGCTGATGTTGGTCTAATT GGACTCCCAAATGCTGGGAAATCTACGTTATTGGCAGCAATAACGCTTGCAAAGCCTGATATTGCTGATTATCCCTTCACAACATTAATGCCAAACCTTGGACGCCTTGATGGTGACCCTAGTTTAGGGGCAGGGAAGTATTTTTCTGAAGCAACATTGGCAGATTTACCTGGTCTTATTGAAGGTGCTCATCTGGGGAAG GGTCTTGGTCGCAATTTTTTGCGGCACTTGAGGAGGACTCGCTTGTTGGTGCATGTTGTTGATGCGGCTGCTGAGAATCCTATTGGTGACTACAGAACAGTAAGAGAA GAATTGAGAATGTATAATCCTGAATATCTAGAACGACCATACATAGTTGTGCTAAATAAGATTGACATTCCTGAG GCAACAGATAGGCTTCCATCTTTGATTCAAGAAATATCAATAATTGGAACAGATGAGACAAGCTCTGGAGATGCAGTTCAAGCAGTATCAGCTGATGGGGATCATGCAGATGGTTCAGGATTCTCCGAGGAGGATAAGAAGGTAAAAGAAATTGAGGACTATCCACGCCCCTTTGCTGTTGTGGGTGCCAGTGTTTT GAAGGGTATCGGAACAAAAGAGATGTTGGAGGAAATACGGGCAGCCTTAAGAAAGTGTCGAGATTCCAATGAATGA